A single genomic interval of Mustela nigripes isolate SB6536 chromosome 7, MUSNIG.SB6536, whole genome shotgun sequence harbors:
- the LOC132022630 gene encoding ubiquitin-conjugating enzyme E2 N-like: protein MAGLPRRIIKETQRLLAEPVPGIKAEPDESNARYFHVVIAGPQDSPFEGGTFKLELFLPEEYPMAAPKIRFMTKIYHPNVDKLGRICLDILKDKWSPALQIRTVLLSIQALLSAPNPDDPLANDVAEQWKTNEAQAIETARAWTRLYAMNNI from the coding sequence ATGGCCGGGCTGCCCCGCAGGATTATCAAGGAAACCCAGCGTTTGCTGGCAGAACCAGTTCCTGGCATTAAAGCAGAACCAGATGAGAGCAACGCCCGTTATTTTCATGTGGTCATTGCTGGCCCTCAGGATTCCCCCTTTGAGGGAGGGACTTTTAAGCTTGAATTATTCCTACCAGAAGAATACCCGATGGCAGCCCCTAAAATACGTTTCATGACCAAAATTTATCATCCTAATGTAGACAAGTTGGGAAGAATATGTTTagatattttgaaagataagTGGTCCCCAGCACTGCAGATCCGCACAGTTCTGCTATCGATCCAGGCTTTGTTAAGTGCTCCCAATCCGGATGATCCGTTAGCAAACGATGTAGCAGAGCAGTGGAAGACCAACGAGGCCCAAGCCATAGAAACAGCTAGAGCATGGACTAGGCTATATGccatgaataatatttaa